One genomic region from Pseudoduganella dura encodes:
- a CDS encoding M20 aminoacylase family protein, whose translation MKLVEPIIAFQSELQEIRRDLHAHPELSYEEVRTADAVAARLAEWGIPVVRGIGLTGLVGIIRNGSSDRAIGLRADMDALPMQEVNTFPHASRHPGKMHACGHDGHTAMLLGAAWHLSRQRDFDGTVYLVFQPAEEGGAGAGKMIEDGLFERFPMEAIYGMHNWPGYAAGTLNVCTGPMMASANEFYVTVRGKGAHAAQPHKGIDPVMIAVQIAQAWQTIITRNKSPLDTAVLSITQIHAGSATNVIPDTAQLVGTVRTFTTPVLDMIERRMQALAEGIAAAFEAEIDFDFRRSYPPLVNHEKETRFAVEVMKAVVGEDNVDADIEPTMGAEDFAFFLQEKPGCYIFIGNGDGDHRAGGHGMGPCVLHNGSYDFNDRLLPVGASFWVKLVETALPLR comes from the coding sequence ATGAAACTTGTAGAACCGATCATTGCGTTTCAATCCGAGCTGCAGGAGATCCGCCGCGATCTGCATGCGCATCCGGAGCTCTCCTACGAGGAAGTGCGCACCGCGGACGCGGTTGCCGCCAGGCTTGCCGAATGGGGCATTCCCGTGGTGCGGGGCATCGGCTTGACGGGCCTGGTGGGCATCATCCGGAACGGCTCGTCGGACCGTGCGATCGGCCTGCGCGCCGACATGGATGCGCTGCCGATGCAGGAAGTGAACACCTTTCCGCATGCCTCGCGCCACCCCGGCAAGATGCACGCCTGCGGCCACGACGGCCACACGGCGATGCTGCTGGGCGCGGCCTGGCACCTGTCGCGGCAACGCGATTTCGACGGCACGGTGTACCTGGTGTTCCAGCCCGCCGAAGAAGGCGGCGCCGGCGCCGGCAAGATGATCGAAGACGGCCTGTTCGAACGCTTTCCGATGGAAGCCATCTATGGCATGCACAACTGGCCCGGCTACGCGGCGGGCACGCTGAACGTGTGCACGGGGCCGATGATGGCGTCGGCGAACGAGTTCTACGTGACGGTGCGCGGCAAGGGCGCGCACGCCGCCCAGCCGCACAAGGGCATCGATCCGGTGATGATCGCGGTGCAGATCGCCCAGGCATGGCAGACGATCATCACGCGCAACAAGAGCCCGCTGGACACGGCCGTGCTGTCGATCACGCAGATCCACGCCGGCAGCGCAACCAACGTGATTCCCGACACGGCGCAACTGGTTGGCACGGTGCGCACGTTCACGACGCCCGTGCTGGACATGATCGAGCGCCGCATGCAGGCACTGGCCGAAGGCATCGCCGCCGCATTCGAGGCCGAAATCGACTTCGATTTCAGGCGCAGCTATCCGCCGCTCGTCAATCACGAGAAGGAAACGCGGTTCGCCGTCGAAGTGATGAAAGCCGTGGTGGGCGAGGACAACGTGGATGCCGACATCGAGCCGACGATGGGTGCCGAGGACTTCGCCTTCTTCCTGCAGGAGAAGCCCGGCTGCTACATCTTCATCGGCAACGGCGACGGCGACCACCGCGCCGGCGGCCACGGCATGGGGCCGTGCGTGCTGCACAACGGCAGCTATGATTTCAATGACCGCCTGCTCCCGGTCGGTGCCAGCTTCTGGGTGAAGCTGGTGGAGACGGCGCTGCCGTTGCGATAA
- a CDS encoding NAD(P)-dependent oxidoreductase, whose translation MTKITFLGIGLMGEPMVRRLLGAGLPVHAWNRTFSKAERLAPHGAIAVANIEDAVRDADIVISMLEAGPVVGAVIDAALPSLRQGTLWIDMSSTRQSEAQAFHARLQTAGCRFVDAPVSGGVGGAQAGTLAIMAGGSEADVDDARPVFEAMGRVTRVGPAGAGQVAKLCNQLIVGGTINIVAEALLLAQAAGADPAAVRAAIRGGFAESRILEVHGQRMLDRNFLPGGQVATQLKDQHNILAAAAAAGVALPVTSLVTERYESIGDVYPQADHSAALLALEQMNPGQRVGGAPDQLP comes from the coding sequence TTGACGAAAATTACTTTTCTGGGTATCGGCTTGATGGGGGAGCCGATGGTTCGACGGCTGCTCGGCGCAGGCTTGCCCGTCCATGCGTGGAATCGTACGTTCAGCAAGGCGGAGCGCCTCGCGCCGCACGGTGCCATTGCGGTAGCCAATATCGAGGATGCCGTACGCGATGCGGATATTGTCATTTCGATGCTGGAAGCCGGTCCGGTGGTCGGCGCCGTCATCGATGCGGCGTTGCCATCGCTGCGGCAGGGTACCTTGTGGATCGACATGAGCTCCACCCGCCAATCGGAAGCCCAGGCATTCCACGCCCGGCTGCAGACCGCCGGCTGCCGCTTTGTCGACGCGCCGGTATCCGGCGGCGTCGGGGGCGCGCAAGCGGGAACGCTGGCGATCATGGCTGGAGGAAGCGAGGCCGATGTCGATGATGCCCGCCCCGTGTTCGAAGCGATGGGCCGTGTCACCCGTGTCGGCCCCGCCGGTGCCGGCCAGGTTGCCAAGCTGTGCAATCAGCTGATCGTCGGCGGCACGATCAATATCGTCGCGGAGGCGTTGCTGCTGGCCCAGGCCGCCGGTGCCGATCCCGCCGCCGTGCGCGCGGCGATCCGTGGCGGTTTTGCCGAAAGCCGCATCCTCGAGGTGCATGGCCAGCGCATGCTCGACAGGAATTTCCTGCCCGGCGGCCAGGTCGCGACGCAATTGAAGGACCAGCACAATATCCTGGCCGCCGCGGCTGCGGCAGGGGTCGCTTTGCCTGTCACCAGCCTGGTGACGGAGCGTTACGAGTCGATCGGGGATGTGTATCCGCAGGCCGATCACTCGGCCGCGCTGCTCGCACTGGAACAGATGAATCCGGGCCAGCGCGTGGGCGGGGCGCCGGACCAGTTGCCATAA
- a CDS encoding acyloxyacyl hydrolase has translation MKKLIAAVAALMAAQVAFAADGQLVDGVYGEAATASKIRMARVGVTKDWNPNWSWFDSGNTHLTGYWDASVGYWQGRQYNNVPGDKQHIGDIGFTPVFRFENKSKLGLYAEIGIGAHLMSETYNNNDDRLSTAFQFGDHIGIGYVFNKNWEVAVKMQHFSNGSIKKPNSGVDYGVVKLAYRF, from the coding sequence ATGAAAAAATTGATCGCGGCCGTGGCCGCACTGATGGCGGCGCAGGTCGCATTCGCGGCCGATGGCCAACTGGTGGATGGCGTTTATGGCGAAGCTGCCACGGCGTCGAAAATCCGCATGGCCCGCGTTGGCGTCACCAAGGACTGGAATCCGAACTGGAGCTGGTTCGATTCGGGCAACACGCACCTGACCGGTTACTGGGATGCCAGTGTCGGTTACTGGCAAGGCCGCCAGTACAACAACGTTCCGGGCGACAAGCAGCACATCGGCGATATCGGCTTCACGCCGGTGTTCCGCTTTGAAAACAAGAGCAAGCTGGGCTTGTATGCCGAGATCGGCATCGGTGCGCACCTGATGTCCGAAACCTATAACAACAACGACGACCGGCTGTCGACCGCGTTCCAGTTCGGCGACCACATCGGCATCGGCTATGTGTTCAACAAGAACTGGGAAGTCGCGGTGAAGATGCAGCATTTCTCGAACGGCAGCATCAAGAAGCCGAACAGCGGCGTGGATTACGGCGTGGTGAAGCTGGCTTACCGGTTCTGA